A stretch of Crossiella cryophila DNA encodes these proteins:
- a CDS encoding ABC transporter permease — MTDPSAAAAGSTIEAHQMVSDAEHASTTQDKPRSLWSDAWGDLRRRPLFIMSATVILFLIIVAAFPWLFTSVDPDAGDLQRSRLAPSAQAWFGYDTQGKDIFARVVYGTRWSILVGVMSTLVTVLIGGIMGLLSGFFGGWVDAILSRVADVFFGLPFVLGAIVILSAFLSGGGSPGAFTIVSLVVLSIALLSWPVAMRIMRSAAITVKQQDFVKAARALGASNSRIIVKHLLPNCLAPVLVYGTIALGAFIGAEATLSFLGLGLRAPAVSWGVMIADARDYIRIAPHLLYFPAGFLVITVLAFVMLGDAVREALDPKLR, encoded by the coding sequence ATGACTGACCCGTCTGCTGCCGCCGCCGGCTCCACCATCGAAGCGCACCAGATGGTGTCGGACGCCGAGCACGCTTCCACCACACAGGACAAACCCCGCAGTCTTTGGTCTGACGCGTGGGGCGACCTGCGCCGCAGGCCGCTGTTCATCATGTCCGCCACCGTGATCCTCTTCCTGATCATCGTGGCCGCCTTCCCCTGGCTGTTCACCTCGGTGGACCCGGACGCGGGCGACCTGCAGCGATCCCGGCTCGCGCCCTCGGCACAGGCCTGGTTCGGCTATGACACGCAGGGCAAGGACATCTTCGCCAGAGTCGTCTACGGCACCCGCTGGTCGATCCTGGTCGGCGTGATGTCCACCCTGGTCACCGTGCTCATCGGCGGGATCATGGGCCTGCTCAGCGGCTTCTTCGGCGGCTGGGTGGACGCGATCCTGTCCAGGGTGGCCGATGTCTTCTTCGGTCTGCCGTTCGTGCTCGGCGCGATCGTGATCCTCTCCGCCTTCCTCTCCGGCGGTGGCTCACCCGGCGCGTTCACCATCGTCAGCCTGGTGGTGCTCTCCATCGCGCTGCTGTCCTGGCCGGTGGCCATGCGGATCATGAGATCGGCCGCGATCACGGTGAAGCAGCAGGACTTCGTGAAGGCCGCGCGCGCCCTGGGCGCCAGCAACAGCCGGATCATCGTCAAGCACCTGCTGCCGAACTGCCTGGCGCCCGTGCTGGTCTACGGCACCATCGCGCTGGGCGCGTTCATCGGCGCCGAGGCGACGCTGTCGTTCCTGGGTCTGGGCCTGCGGGCACCGGCGGTGTCCTGGGGCGTGATGATCGCCGACGCGCGCGACTACATCCGGATCGCGCCGCACCTGCTGTACTTCCCCGCCGGTTTCCTGGTGATCACCGTGCTCGCCTTCGTGATGCTGGGCGACGCGGTCCGGGAAGCACTCGACCCCAAGCTTCGTTAG
- a CDS encoding ABC transporter permease gives MGRYVIRRLLQLIPVFLGTTFLIYVLVWTLPGDPFASMCGERRCPDAFVAVMTEKFNLNDNIFIQYIKYLGGLLQGDFGETFNGTSVGELISLRYPVSVKLALVAVLIEAVIGVIAGVLTGLRGRGFLDNLVLVSTLFLISLPTFVTGFVLQQVLGFQLEIIPTVVSEDPTFAELLVPGFVLGSLSMAYVTRLTRTSIAENKRADYVRTAVAKGLPQSRVVGVHLLRNSVIPVITFLGTDLGSLMGGAIVTEGIFGIRGIGGLVYESILQKEGITVTGVVVLLVIVFLIVNLFVDLLYAVLDPRIRYD, from the coding sequence ATGGGCCGCTATGTCATTCGGCGCCTGCTACAACTCATTCCCGTCTTCCTCGGCACCACGTTCCTGATCTACGTGCTGGTCTGGACACTCCCGGGTGATCCATTCGCCAGCATGTGCGGAGAGCGTCGGTGCCCAGACGCGTTCGTCGCGGTGATGACGGAGAAGTTCAACCTCAACGACAACATCTTCATCCAGTACATCAAGTACCTGGGTGGCCTGCTCCAAGGCGACTTCGGGGAGACCTTCAACGGCACCTCGGTCGGTGAGCTGATCTCGCTGCGGTACCCGGTCTCGGTCAAGCTCGCGCTGGTCGCGGTGCTGATCGAAGCCGTCATCGGCGTCATCGCCGGTGTGCTGACCGGTCTGCGCGGCCGTGGCTTCCTGGACAACCTGGTCCTGGTCTCCACCCTGTTCCTGATCTCCCTGCCCACCTTCGTCACCGGCTTCGTGCTGCAGCAGGTGCTGGGCTTCCAGCTGGAGATAATCCCGACCGTGGTGTCGGAGGATCCGACCTTCGCCGAGCTACTGGTGCCGGGCTTCGTGCTCGGCAGCCTGTCGATGGCCTATGTCACGAGACTCACCCGCACCTCGATCGCGGAGAACAAGCGCGCCGACTACGTCCGCACCGCGGTGGCCAAGGGCCTGCCGCAGAGCCGGGTGGTCGGGGTGCACCTGCTCCGCAACTCGGTGATCCCGGTGATCACCTTCCTCGGCACCGACCTGGGTTCGCTGATGGGCGGCGCCATCGTCACCGAGGGCATCTTCGGCATCCGAGGGATCGGCGGTCTGGTCTACGAGTCGATTCTCCAGAAGGAGGGCATCACCGTCACCGGTGTGGTCGTGCTCCTGGTGATCGTCTTCCTGATCGTCAACCTGTTCGTCGACCTGCTCTACGCCGTGCTGGACCCGAGGATCCGTTATGACTGA
- a CDS encoding peptide ABC transporter substrate-binding protein, with protein MRKGRALSLIALPIAASLVLTACGGGGGSQSGGNENTEVSIFGTEPENPLVPGNTTETGGGKVVQAIFTGLVKYSNSFEVKNAMAESIELTKPDQYTIKLKQGWKFHDGTDVKAKNFVDAWNYTAYSPNGQQSASFFEQIKGFRDVNTVDPDGANGPQKAPEPKAKEMSGLKAVDDYTITVDFTEPHVIFKVKLGYSAYMPLPDAFFKDAKAFEAKPIGNGPFKFVSRTPKQDIKLERYEEYKGDDKPKIKKVKVAIYTGTEAAYAAVKGNQLDFLDTIPPSGLAGNLWKTDLKGRSQSFQGLSVQILNFPVYDKKYQNADFRKAISMAINRKEITEKIFEGSRKPTDGYAVDGVTGWSPGGCGELCQHNPTEAKRLFDKSGFTGKLEITSNADGGHKEWIEAACGQIKAALSLECTFAPVATFGEIRKKINAHEMTQVYRGGWLADYPSVENFLNPLYRTGGSSNDGGYSSPAVDAKLAEADRAGTEAESYKLYHEAEKLIANDMPAIPLWSTPSQAGWSNRLKNATMSAYRELDLSTVEVA; from the coding sequence ATGCGGAAGGGACGCGCGCTGTCCTTGATCGCGCTGCCGATCGCGGCTTCGCTGGTCTTGACGGCCTGTGGCGGCGGTGGCGGCAGCCAGTCGGGCGGCAACGAGAACACCGAGGTGAGCATCTTCGGCACTGAGCCGGAGAACCCCTTGGTGCCCGGCAACACCACCGAGACCGGTGGCGGCAAGGTGGTGCAGGCGATCTTCACCGGTCTGGTGAAGTACTCGAACTCGTTCGAGGTCAAGAACGCCATGGCCGAGTCGATCGAGCTGACCAAGCCCGACCAGTACACGATCAAGCTCAAGCAGGGCTGGAAGTTCCACGACGGCACCGACGTCAAGGCGAAGAACTTCGTCGACGCCTGGAACTACACCGCCTACTCGCCCAACGGGCAGCAGTCGGCCAGCTTCTTCGAGCAGATCAAGGGCTTCCGCGACGTCAACACCGTCGACCCGGACGGCGCCAACGGTCCGCAGAAGGCTCCTGAGCCCAAGGCCAAGGAGATGTCCGGCCTCAAGGCCGTCGACGACTACACCATCACGGTGGACTTCACCGAGCCGCACGTGATCTTCAAGGTCAAGCTCGGCTACTCGGCCTACATGCCGCTGCCCGACGCCTTCTTCAAGGACGCGAAGGCCTTCGAGGCCAAGCCGATCGGCAACGGCCCGTTCAAGTTCGTCTCCCGCACGCCCAAGCAGGACATCAAGCTTGAGCGTTACGAGGAGTACAAGGGCGACGACAAGCCGAAGATCAAGAAGGTCAAGGTCGCCATCTACACCGGCACCGAGGCCGCCTACGCCGCGGTGAAGGGGAACCAGCTCGACTTCCTCGACACCATCCCGCCGTCGGGCCTGGCCGGCAACCTCTGGAAGACCGACCTCAAGGGTCGCTCGCAGTCCTTCCAGGGCCTGTCCGTGCAGATCCTGAACTTCCCGGTGTACGACAAGAAGTACCAGAACGCGGACTTCCGCAAGGCGATCTCCATGGCGATCAACCGCAAGGAGATCACCGAGAAGATCTTCGAGGGCTCGCGTAAGCCCACCGACGGCTACGCGGTCGACGGTGTGACCGGCTGGAGCCCCGGCGGCTGCGGCGAGCTGTGCCAGCACAACCCGACCGAGGCCAAGCGGCTCTTCGACAAGAGCGGCTTCACCGGCAAGCTGGAGATCACCTCCAACGCCGACGGCGGGCACAAGGAATGGATCGAGGCCGCCTGTGGCCAGATCAAGGCAGCCCTGAGCCTGGAGTGCACCTTCGCCCCGGTCGCCACCTTCGGTGAGATCCGGAAGAAGATCAACGCGCACGAGATGACCCAGGTCTACCGCGGTGGCTGGCTCGCCGACTACCCGTCGGTGGAGAACTTCCTCAACCCGCTGTACCGCACCGGTGGCTCCTCCAACGACGGTGGCTACTCCAGCCCGGCCGTTGACGCGAAGCTGGCCGAGGCGGACCGCGCCGGCACCGAGGCGGAGAGCTACAAGCTCTACCACGAGGCCGAGAAGCTGATCGCGAACGACATGCCAGCCATCCCGCTGTGGAGCACTCCCAGCCAGGCCGGCTGGTCGAACCGCCTGAAGAACGCGACCATGAGCGCGTACCGCGAACTCGACCTGTCCACGGTCGAGGTTGCCTGA
- a CDS encoding Ppx/GppA phosphatase family protein, with protein sequence MPRVGAIDCGTNSIRLLVADVSEREDGSRWLRDVHREMRIVRLGQGVDATGVLAPEALERTRIALADYTAILRRKGVERVRMVATSATRDAANREDFFGMVRETLGVDAEVITGDEEATLSFTGAVGDLEPEEGPFVVVDLGGGSTEVVLGDWDGVRATVTAARSVDIGCVRLTERCLPDDPPTPAQRAEAERVIAEGLAEAFAAVDVSKARTWIGLAGTMTTISGIAKGLPSYDSEAIHLSRLQMGELHETIELLLTLSRADRAALPVMHPGRVDVIGGGALVVAKIAEELRERAGITELVVSEHDILDGIALSTV encoded by the coding sequence ATGCCACGGGTAGGCGCGATCGACTGCGGGACGAACTCGATCCGGCTGCTCGTCGCCGATGTCTCCGAGCGCGAGGACGGCAGCCGCTGGCTGCGGGACGTGCACCGGGAGATGCGCATCGTGCGGCTCGGGCAGGGCGTGGACGCCACCGGCGTGCTCGCGCCGGAAGCCCTGGAGCGCACCAGGATCGCGCTGGCCGACTACACCGCCATCCTCCGCCGCAAGGGCGTCGAGCGGGTGCGGATGGTGGCCACCTCGGCCACCAGGGACGCGGCCAATCGCGAGGACTTCTTCGGCATGGTCCGTGAAACGCTCGGAGTGGACGCGGAAGTCATCACCGGGGACGAGGAGGCGACCCTCTCCTTCACCGGCGCTGTGGGCGATCTGGAGCCCGAAGAGGGGCCCTTCGTGGTCGTCGACCTGGGTGGCGGGTCCACCGAGGTCGTGCTGGGTGACTGGGACGGTGTGCGGGCCACGGTCACCGCGGCCAGGTCGGTGGACATCGGCTGCGTTCGACTGACCGAACGCTGCCTGCCGGACGACCCGCCCACCCCGGCCCAGCGCGCCGAGGCCGAGCGGGTCATCGCCGAGGGACTGGCCGAGGCATTCGCCGCGGTGGACGTCAGCAAGGCCCGCACCTGGATCGGCCTGGCGGGCACGATGACCACCATCTCCGGCATCGCCAAGGGCCTGCCGAGCTACGACTCCGAGGCCATCCACCTGTCAAGACTCCAGATGGGCGAGCTGCACGAGACGATCGAACTCCTGCTCACCCTTTCGCGCGCCGATCGGGCCGCCCTGCCGGTCATGCACCCGGGCCGGGTCGACGTCATCGGTGGCGGTGCGTTAGTGGTGGCCAAGATCGCCGAAGAACTGCGCGAACGGGCTGGAATCACCGAGCTGGTCGTCAGTGAGCACGACATTCTCGACGGCATCGCGTTGTCGACCGTTTGA
- a CDS encoding lytic transglycosylase domain-containing protein encodes MGAPNGPGFVAATTRKRRKGRRLIAAATVSAALVAPGLLAAGGGALGILPAADITSLDTPRPGNILALLQDNSGVGVNGALPSADSVSPELVAALRDPSQQPPPDPFDPGSAVEGIPGEVLKAYRRAAEILAGTTPGCRLHWSLLAGIGKIESNHARGGKVDINGNASPRILGPQLSGGPGFAAIRDTDNGALDGDTAWDRAVGPMQFIPSTWRGYAADGNADGRSDPNNIYDAALGAGNYLCSGGLDLSNPTQLAAAVFRYNHSNVYVKNVLTWMERYAKGVTILPDDPLVPTDPNLTQPPPQGGVTPPPQNPPPPGPGNPTSSSSSSSPSPSPSPSPSSSVSPTPPSSSTPPSSSTSPSSSTSPTPTCTTPPPSSTSPSSTSPTPTSSSGLPACVTPTPSSTSSTPPPVAKTGTVQAPQ; translated from the coding sequence GTGGGTGCTCCGAACGGGCCTGGCTTCGTGGCGGCGACGACACGAAAACGGCGCAAGGGTCGGAGACTGATCGCCGCGGCCACCGTCAGCGCGGCCCTGGTCGCCCCCGGCCTGCTGGCCGCGGGCGGCGGCGCGCTCGGCATCCTCCCGGCGGCCGACATCACCAGCCTGGATACCCCGCGCCCCGGCAACATCCTGGCCCTGTTGCAGGACAACAGCGGCGTCGGCGTGAACGGCGCGCTGCCCAGCGCGGACTCGGTCAGCCCGGAACTGGTCGCCGCGCTGCGCGACCCCAGCCAGCAGCCCCCGCCGGACCCGTTCGACCCCGGTTCGGCCGTGGAGGGCATCCCTGGCGAGGTGCTCAAGGCCTACCGCAGGGCCGCCGAGATCCTGGCCGGCACCACCCCCGGCTGCCGGCTGCACTGGTCGCTGCTGGCCGGTATCGGCAAGATCGAGTCCAACCACGCCCGCGGCGGCAAGGTCGACATCAACGGCAACGCCAGCCCGCGCATCCTGGGCCCGCAGCTCTCCGGCGGCCCCGGCTTCGCCGCGATCAGGGACACCGACAACGGCGCGCTGGACGGCGACACCGCGTGGGACCGGGCGGTCGGCCCGATGCAGTTCATCCCGAGCACCTGGCGGGGCTACGCCGCCGACGGCAACGCCGACGGCAGGTCCGACCCGAACAACATCTACGACGCGGCCCTCGGCGCCGGGAACTACCTGTGCTCGGGCGGTCTCGACCTGAGCAACCCGACCCAGCTGGCCGCCGCGGTGTTCCGCTACAACCACTCCAACGTCTACGTGAAGAACGTGCTGACCTGGATGGAGCGCTACGCCAAGGGCGTCACGATCCTGCCGGACGACCCGCTGGTGCCGACCGATCCGAACCTGACCCAGCCGCCGCCGCAGGGCGGGGTCACCCCGCCGCCGCAGAACCCGCCGCCGCCGGGCCCCGGCAACCCGACCAGCTCCAGCTCCAGCTCGAGTCCCAGCCCCAGCCCGAGTCCCAGCCCGTCCTCCTCGGTCTCACCGACGCCGCCCTCCAGCAGCACGCCCCCCTCGAGCAGCACCAGCCCCTCCTCGAGCACCTCGCCGACGCCGACCTGCACCACCCCGCCGCCGTCGAGCACCTCCCCGTCCAGCACCTCGCCGACGCCGACCAGCAGCTCCGGCCTGCCCGCCTGCGTCACCCCCACGCCCAGCTCCACCAGCAGCACCCCACCGCCGGTGGCCAAGACGGGCACGGTGCAGGCCCCGCAGTAG
- a CDS encoding Uma2 family endonuclease, with amino-acid sequence MGSVPALPYGRPLTRLDLEAMPHDGHRYEIVDGVLTVSPSPRPLHQRAILRLIMALEPHCPEELEILPAPVDVVLAEDTVLIPDIVIARTVDWTDRGLFGPPVLAVEVFSPSTRRFDLELKRARMQAAGCPNYWVVDPDEPALRCWHLRDDRYVEVAFARGTESVTLSEPFTVTLSPADLVSLRRR; translated from the coding sequence ATGGGTAGTGTCCCCGCGCTTCCCTACGGCAGGCCACTGACGCGGCTGGACCTGGAGGCGATGCCTCATGACGGTCATCGCTACGAGATCGTGGACGGGGTGCTCACCGTGAGCCCCTCACCCCGCCCACTCCACCAGCGCGCCATCCTGCGACTGATCATGGCGCTGGAACCGCACTGCCCGGAGGAGCTGGAGATCCTGCCCGCCCCGGTGGACGTGGTGCTGGCCGAGGACACCGTGCTGATCCCGGACATCGTGATCGCGCGGACGGTGGACTGGACCGATCGCGGGCTCTTCGGCCCGCCGGTGCTCGCGGTCGAGGTTTTCTCGCCGAGCACCCGGCGATTCGACCTGGAACTCAAGCGGGCGCGTATGCAGGCGGCCGGATGCCCGAACTATTGGGTGGTCGATCCGGACGAACCGGCGTTGCGCTGCTGGCATTTGCGTGATGACCGCTATGTGGAGGTCGCATTCGCCCGCGGCACCGAGTCGGTCACGCTGAGCGAGCCGTTCACGGTCACGCTCTCGCCGGCGGATCTCGTCTCGTTGCGCCGCCGATAA
- a CDS encoding DUF501 domain-containing protein: MSKEKPCLGLDVPPVREELTEADRAAVTAQLGRSPRGVRAVAYRCPCGNPAVLQTNPRLDDGTPFPTMYYSTCPRVNSMLGTQEASGLMKEMTDRLETDEGLADQYRKAHESYLAERDGIESLGTGVTAGGMPDRVKCLHVQVAHALACGRGVNPFGDESADRLTDWWRSGSCV, translated from the coding sequence GTGAGCAAGGAGAAACCGTGCCTGGGACTGGACGTCCCGCCGGTGCGGGAGGAGCTGACCGAGGCCGATCGCGCGGCGGTGACCGCGCAGCTGGGCCGGTCACCACGCGGTGTACGGGCGGTGGCGTACCGCTGTCCGTGTGGCAACCCCGCGGTGCTCCAGACGAACCCCCGGTTGGACGACGGCACCCCGTTCCCCACCATGTACTACTCGACCTGCCCCCGGGTGAACTCGATGTTGGGGACGCAGGAGGCCTCCGGTCTGATGAAGGAGATGACCGACCGGCTGGAGACCGACGAGGGCCTTGCTGACCAGTACCGGAAGGCGCACGAGAGCTATCTCGCCGAGCGCGACGGGATCGAGTCGCTGGGCACCGGGGTCACCGCGGGCGGAATGCCGGACCGGGTCAAGTGCTTGCACGTACAAGTTGCACATGCACTTGCCTGTGGGCGGGGAGTGAACCCTTTTGGTGACGAATCGGCCGACCGGCTGACGGACTGGTGGCGCTCCGGTAGCTGCGTGTAG
- a CDS encoding FtsB family cell division protein, with amino-acid sequence MAGREHDRERRRRRTENSSASSARRPERARRKWQRPDRTGAAAASSSTEEVRSARDRSARDRSETTRRGTPGTRSRRPTAGPGGAFKLSSTRRAALLAIIACALTLSIAVPLRNYWSQKSEMQAETEKVKQLNEVAKQLEERKTQLSDPTQIEAEARRRLRYVRPGETPYVVQLPQPSTPAAPAESEQRKNDKPWYDRLWDSITGSGS; translated from the coding sequence ATGGCGGGGCGCGAGCACGACAGGGAGCGGCGGCGCAGGCGGACGGAGAACTCCTCCGCCTCCTCGGCGCGCCGGCCGGAGCGCGCGCGCCGCAAGTGGCAACGACCGGACCGGACCGGCGCGGCAGCGGCCTCCTCGAGCACCGAGGAGGTCCGCTCCGCCCGGGACCGGTCCGCGCGGGACCGCAGTGAGACCACCCGCCGCGGCACGCCGGGCACCCGCTCGCGCAGGCCGACCGCGGGACCGGGCGGGGCGTTCAAGCTCTCCTCCACCCGGCGGGCCGCGCTGCTGGCGATCATCGCCTGCGCGCTGACGCTGTCCATCGCGGTGCCACTGCGCAACTACTGGAGCCAGAAGTCGGAGATGCAGGCCGAGACGGAGAAGGTCAAGCAGCTCAACGAGGTGGCCAAGCAGCTCGAGGAGCGCAAGACCCAGCTCTCGGACCCGACCCAGATCGAGGCCGAGGCCCGGCGCAGGCTGCGGTACGTCCGGCCGGGTGAGACGCCGTACGTGGTGCAGCTGCCGCAGCCGAGCACCCCGGCCGCGCCCGCGGAGTCCGAACAGCGCAAGAACGACAAGCCTTGGTACGACCGGCTATGGGACTCGATCACCGGGAGTGGTTCGTGA